One genomic segment of Ascochyta rabiei chromosome 20, complete sequence includes these proteins:
- a CDS encoding Cholesterol 7-alpha-monooxygenase: protein MSAILAIGAAIAVIAYTALRFLLHATQSVREPRLVESRLPFLDSVIGIARQRADYLANLGTRFRLPVLTLRMPFQRLYVVHAPNLIQVIQSKANAQTFVPNLLDFGMLFSGLNTESQNILRSAFGLKGNGFTMSVHKYLLSGPSLKTATKAAVDRLTASVPNSFTRNNRGGLQEMIRHELTLALTGAIYGPENPYDDPAIEASWRDFVPGINHLLYSLFPALTARKALRARDRIVCAFKKYFETSGHLQAFPMVAEMHELNKSHGLTTEEAAKMEMATSLAMLSSGAVTSFWLMYHILSDEKVTASIREELESVIGSSTPDLVRAVNLGGVKDSCPTLVAMLNETLRYHSTVINIKQVQHDTTLAGQYLLKKNGIVMIPGRSVHHNKDIWGPSADAFDHHRFLSPDSRRNVSSTSAFRPFGAGTTMCPGRHFSTNVTLSLAVIILLRFDVVPMNGEWRQPTKRRADMWNAMPKPDQDIDVRFAPRGEEKFEWKFLWE from the exons ATGTCTGCCATTCTTGCAATAGGCGCTGCGATAGCTGTTATTGCGTACACTGCCTTACGATTCCTTCTACACGCCACACAAAGTGTGCGGGAGCCTCGACTCGTGGAAAGCCGGTTGCCATTTCTCGACTCAGTCATTGGTATAGCAAGGCAACGAGCGGACTATCTGGCCAACCTCGG TACGCGTTTTCGCTTGCCAGTCCTGACTCTGCGAATGCCTTTCCAGCGTCTCTACGTCGTCCACGCCCCGAACTTGATTCAAGTCATACAAAGCAAAGCCAATGCTCAAACGTTCGTGCCAAACCTCCTGGACTTTGGTATGCTCTTCAGTGGGCTTAACACCGAATCTCAGAACATCCTTCGCAGCGCTTTTGGGTTGAAGGGCAATGGCTTTACAATGAGCGTACACAAATACCTTCTGTCCGGCCCTTCACTCAAGACCGCGACCAAGGCTGCAGTTGACAGGTTGACGGCCAGTGTACCGAACAGTTTCACTAGGAACAATAGGGGTGGATTGCAAGAGATGATTCGTCACGAGCTCACACTGGCATTGACTGGCGCCATCTACGGACCGGAGAATCCTTACGATGACCCGGCGATCGAAGCCAGCTGGAG AGACTTTGTTCCAGGCATCAATCACCTGCTGTACAGTCTGTTCCCGGCCCTGACGGCACGCAAAGCTCTTCGTGCTCGGGATCGGATTGTTTGTGCGTTCAAGAAGTATTTCGAGACAAGCGGCCATCTTCAAGCTTTCCCCATGGTTGCGGAAATGCACGAACTCAACAAGAGTCATGGTCTCACTACAGAAGAGGCTGCCAAGATGGAGATGGCTACATCACTGGCAATGCTCAGCAGTGGCGCGGTCACTTCCTTCTGGCTGATGTATCACATTCTATCAGATGAAAAAGTGACCGCAAGCATCCGCGAAGAGCTGGAATCAGTCATTGGCAGTTCCACCCCCGATCTCGTCAGGGCCGTTAACCTTGGAGGTGTCAAAGACAGCTGTCCCACACTCGTTGCTATGCTGAACGAGACTCTTCGTTATCACAGCACCGTCATCAATATCAAACAGGTCCAGCATGACACCACTCTGGCTGGGCAGTATCTCCTCAAGAAGAATGGCATTGTCATGATCCCGGGCAGAAGCGTACACCACAACAAAGATATCTGGGGTCCTTCCGCTGATGCGTTCGACCATCACCGATTTCTCTCTCCCGACTCGAGGAGGAATGTCTCAAGTACTTCAGCTTTTCGTCCTTTCGGTGCTGGTACAACAATGTGTCCTGGACGACACTTCTCGACCAATGTCACACTGAGTTTGGCGGTAATCATCTTGCTCAGATTCGATGTTGTACCCATGAATGGGGAGTGGAGGCAGCCTACAAAGCGTCGTGCGGATATGTGGAATGCGATGCCTAAGCCTGACCAGGACATCGATGTCAGATTCGCGCCAAGAGGTGAGGAGAAGTTCGAGTGGAAGTTTTTGTGGGAGTGA